The Desulfonatronovibrio magnus region AAAGCCGCCTGCTCCAGTTAAGGAATAGGCGGCCAGGGAAAGTGAGAGGAATTAATGAAAAGCTGTTTAGTTGAGAACTTTGTTTACCAGTTGATCAAACTCTTCCACTGAGTTGACACGAAGTGTTTTTTTGAACAGCATATTAAGGATATCTAAAGACTGAATGGATTTAATCTTTTCAGATAATGATTGTCCAACCACATCAAATCTTTCAGTTAGATTTTCAATGATATACTGTTGAGATTTTTTGATTTCACCTTGCTGCTCCCAGTAAGGTTTTTCTTTTGCAATAGCTTCGCTGATTATTTCTTGTGCTGCTACACCGTACATTTTTTCACCCCCTGCAAAGTATTTTACAGAATGGACAAGTCGTTTCTGAGAAACTTTCCCTATGGAAAGAATATATCTGATGGATATTTCCAGATAATCTCTGGCTTCGTCTCCATCCGGCAATTTCGCTATCAGGCTGTATATTTCATCAACTTTTGACTCAAGCTCATCATAATGGATGTATTTGAGCAGTAAATGAAATATCTCCATTACTATGCTTGTCTTAAAAGCTGCATCATCCATCCGGCCGATATCATGATGAATGTGGCGGAATTTAGGTACGAAATCTAAAAAATGTTCTGATGGCAGTTCAAAGTAATCCTCAAAATGAGTGCTGAACTTCCATTTGTCTTTGCCATTATAAATAAGCACCGGAATAATCACAGGCAAGTGTGAGCTTAGTTGATCACTGGTTTTTAACTCAATCCATTTTTGAATTTCATAGTTGAGCATTTGCACTCTGGCAAACCAGTCAGGATAACTTTTATGCTCATATAAAAAATAGAGGCGCAGAGAATTAGCACTGCCAATGATATCGAGTGTGGCCATGACATCTGAGAAATACTCTTTCATTTCTCTGGATATAAATCCAGTCATAGATATGTGCAGACTGTTCAGGTCAACATGTCTTCGTATCTCGTATGGAATATAATACCTGATATAGTCAGCAACTACGTTCTTTCTTTTGAAGAAACCTTTAAAGCATTTATCATGTGCCCGGCGAATGATTTCGTTTTCCATAAGGGTAATATTAACTCAGAAATTTTTGGCTTGCAAGCACTATCGGTAGCATTACGTGTTTCTTAACAGCTCCTCCCCTGGGGGGCCCGGGACCGAACCTGTGAGTA contains the following coding sequences:
- a CDS encoding Rpn family recombination-promoting nuclease/putative transposase, translating into MENEIIRRAHDKCFKGFFKRKNVVADYIRYYIPYEIRRHVDLNSLHISMTGFISREMKEYFSDVMATLDIIGSANSLRLYFLYEHKSYPDWFARVQMLNYEIQKWIELKTSDQLSSHLPVIIPVLIYNGKDKWKFSTHFEDYFELPSEHFLDFVPKFRHIHHDIGRMDDAAFKTSIVMEIFHLLLKYIHYDELESKVDEIYSLIAKLPDGDEARDYLEISIRYILSIGKVSQKRLVHSVKYFAGGEKMYGVAAQEIISEAIAKEKPYWEQQGEIKKSQQYIIENLTERFDVVGQSLSEKIKSIQSLDILNMLFKKTLRVNSVEEFDQLVNKVLN